A single region of the Polymorphum gilvum SL003B-26A1 genome encodes:
- a CDS encoding flagellar hook protein FlgE codes for MSLYGVMRTGVSGMNAQSSKLGTVADNIANSSTTGYKRAASEFSSMILSQGTGTYNSGGVKAHTVYAISQQGAISYTTSGLDLAIDGNGFFVVADREGSTALTRAGSFVVDSKGYLVNTAGYYLQGYPIGNGGTVAPVANGLGGLENVNVSQSKLEAVPTDSALLWANVPEDAAIVAAADLPSANAATATYSAKTSLIVYDNLGNAVTLDIYYSKATETAADSDWEVTIYNADDAAPGGGFPYGAPALATQTITFDRTTGNLAAASPTDITVAVPNGSTFDLDMSGMTYLNADFTITEVDANGNAPSAVESVEFADDGTLFAVYANGDRRALYRIPLADVPSPDKLTPLSGNIYTVSNNSGEVRVGFPGEGGLGSLTVGALESSNVDLASELTSMIESQRGYTANSKVFKAGSDLLEELVNLVR; via the coding sequence GCGCACCGGCGTGTCGGGTATGAATGCCCAGTCGAGCAAGCTCGGCACCGTCGCCGACAACATCGCGAATTCGAGCACCACCGGTTACAAGCGTGCGGCGTCGGAGTTCAGTTCGATGATCCTGTCGCAGGGCACGGGCACCTACAACTCCGGCGGCGTGAAGGCGCACACGGTCTACGCGATCTCCCAGCAGGGCGCGATCAGCTACACCACCTCAGGCCTCGACCTCGCCATCGACGGCAATGGCTTCTTCGTCGTCGCCGATCGGGAAGGGTCGACCGCGCTGACGCGTGCCGGCTCCTTTGTGGTCGACAGCAAGGGCTACTTGGTCAACACCGCCGGCTACTATCTCCAGGGTTATCCGATCGGGAACGGCGGCACCGTCGCACCGGTCGCCAACGGGCTCGGTGGGCTGGAGAACGTCAACGTCTCGCAGAGCAAGCTTGAGGCCGTCCCGACAGACAGCGCCCTGCTGTGGGCGAACGTGCCGGAAGATGCAGCCATCGTTGCCGCCGCCGACCTGCCGTCCGCCAACGCGGCCACAGCGACCTATTCGGCCAAGACCTCGCTGATCGTCTACGACAATCTCGGCAACGCGGTGACCCTCGACATCTACTATTCGAAGGCGACCGAAACGGCCGCCGACAGCGACTGGGAGGTGACGATCTACAACGCCGACGACGCCGCACCCGGCGGCGGCTTCCCCTATGGCGCGCCGGCGCTCGCGACCCAGACGATCACCTTCGACCGGACGACCGGCAACCTGGCGGCAGCCAGCCCGACGGACATCACCGTCGCCGTGCCGAACGGCAGCACCTTCGATCTCGACATGTCCGGCATGACCTATCTCAATGCCGACTTCACCATCACCGAGGTGGACGCCAACGGCAACGCGCCGAGCGCGGTGGAGAGCGTGGAGTTCGCCGACGACGGGACGCTCTTTGCGGTCTATGCCAACGGCGACCGGCGCGCGCTCTACCGCATCCCGCTCGCCGACGTCCCCAGCCCGGACAAGCTGACGCCGCTGTCCGGCAACATCTACACCGTTTCCAACAACTCGGGCGAGGTCCGCGTCGGCTTCCCCGGCGAGGGCGGTCTCGGCAGCCTCACCGTCGGCGCCCTGGAGAGTTCCAACGTCGACCTCGCGTCCGAACTGACCTCGATGATCGAGTCCCAGCGTGGCTACACCGCCAATTCCAAGGTGTTCAAAGCCGGCTCGGATCTGCTCGAGGAACTCGTCAACCTGGTCCGCTAA